A single window of Bordetella genomosp. 11 DNA harbors:
- a CDS encoding gluconate 2-dehydrogenase subunit 3 family protein codes for MKPKTVDPASRRQVLKAITVGLPAAALTGKVSAADGQPHDTAATAAQAAANPTWKFFNTEEAALMDAVVARLIPTDELGPGAREAGVTAYIDQQLAGAWGAGDQFYQSGPFAAGTPQQGYQLSYTPAQMFRTGLAHLAQAVRQSRNGKSFAELDAAAQDETLALMETGKLDFSPLPSAVFFAALMDATVEGFFCDPIHGGNRDMVGWKLVQFPGAYASYSNDIERHGVAFVRPPVSIANSPVHDMKMDGQPAAPMKRDGPRDVPRPRSDLGTGAKETA; via the coding sequence ATGAAACCGAAGACCGTCGACCCCGCATCGCGCCGGCAGGTGCTGAAGGCGATTACCGTCGGGCTGCCGGCCGCCGCGCTGACGGGCAAGGTATCGGCGGCGGACGGTCAGCCGCACGATACTGCCGCGACTGCGGCGCAGGCGGCAGCCAACCCCACCTGGAAATTCTTCAATACCGAAGAGGCCGCCCTGATGGATGCGGTCGTCGCGCGGCTGATTCCGACCGACGAGCTCGGTCCCGGCGCGCGCGAGGCGGGCGTGACGGCATACATCGATCAGCAGTTGGCCGGCGCGTGGGGCGCCGGCGACCAGTTCTATCAATCCGGGCCGTTCGCGGCGGGCACGCCGCAACAGGGGTATCAGCTTTCCTACACGCCCGCGCAGATGTTCCGCACCGGTCTGGCGCACCTGGCGCAAGCCGTGCGGCAAAGCCGGAACGGCAAGTCCTTCGCCGAACTGGACGCCGCGGCGCAGGATGAAACGCTGGCACTCATGGAAACCGGCAAGCTGGACTTTTCGCCGCTGCCCTCGGCGGTCTTCTTCGCCGCGCTGATGGACGCCACCGTCGAGGGATTCTTCTGCGATCCCATCCACGGCGGCAACCGCGATATGGTGGGCTGGAAGCTGGTGCAGTTTCCCGGCGCCTACGCCAGTTATTCGAACGACATCGAACGGCACGGCGTGGCCTTCGTGCGGCCCCCGGTCTCCATCGCCAACAGCCCCGTCCACGATATGAAAATGGACGGCCAGCCGGCGGCCCCGATGAAGCGGGATGGCCCGCGCGATGTGCCCCGACCCCGCAGCGATCTGGGCACCGGCGCGAAGGAGACCGCATGA
- a CDS encoding diguanylate cyclase, which yields MGNEMQDTGDAALRILMYFIMPLWIAAGVADYLCHRRTDIAHTAGPKESALHLLMFAEIGIPLLACLFLQVNALVFLVMILAFIAHEATALWDVSYASRRRHIGPFEQHVHSFLELLPLAAGMLVAVLHWPQFLALFGLGPEPAGWDVRWKDPPLPAGYVAFVLLAAVVLEFLPYVEELWRGLRARGATGGAPRKTEADV from the coding sequence ATGGGAAACGAAATGCAGGACACCGGGGATGCCGCGCTGCGCATCCTGATGTACTTCATCATGCCGTTGTGGATCGCCGCCGGCGTCGCGGATTACCTTTGCCACCGCCGTACCGATATCGCGCACACGGCCGGGCCCAAGGAATCGGCGCTTCATCTGCTGATGTTCGCGGAAATCGGCATCCCCCTGCTTGCCTGCCTGTTCCTGCAGGTCAACGCCCTGGTCTTCCTGGTGATGATCCTGGCCTTCATCGCGCATGAAGCCACCGCGCTCTGGGACGTGAGCTATGCGAGCCGGCGCCGCCACATCGGGCCGTTCGAACAGCACGTCCACAGCTTCCTGGAATTGCTGCCGCTGGCGGCGGGCATGCTGGTCGCCGTGCTTCATTGGCCGCAATTCCTCGCGCTGTTCGGGCTGGGGCCCGAGCCGGCGGGCTGGGACGTACGCTGGAAGGATCCACCGCTTCCCGCGGGGTACGTGGCTTTCGTCCTGCTGGCGGCCGTCGTGCTGGAATTTCTGCCTTATGTCGAGGAGCTGTGGCGCGGCCTGCGGGCGCGTGGCGCGACGGGAGGCGCACCGCGGAAAACGGAGGCAGACGTCTGA
- a CDS encoding CinA family protein yields the protein MNAIERVAVFMRDNDLTLVTAESCTAGLIASMLADIPGAGALLDCAFVVYSPDAKRRCLGLSQRILDTHNLTSEAIAREMAMGAAARSPANVAIANTGLADGTDDGLPAGTQCYAWVFKASPADAAPAVYTETRNFDGGRHGIRKAAAAYALERMPALYREWRKDGR from the coding sequence ATGAATGCCATCGAGCGCGTCGCCGTATTCATGCGCGACAACGATCTGACGCTGGTCACCGCCGAATCCTGCACGGCGGGCCTGATCGCCAGCATGCTGGCCGATATACCCGGGGCGGGAGCACTGCTGGACTGCGCCTTCGTCGTCTATTCCCCGGACGCCAAGCGGCGCTGCCTGGGCCTTTCGCAACGCATCCTGGACACGCATAACCTGACCAGCGAAGCAATTGCGCGGGAAATGGCCATGGGCGCCGCCGCCCGCAGTCCCGCCAATGTGGCGATCGCCAATACCGGGCTGGCGGACGGCACGGATGACGGATTGCCCGCCGGCACGCAATGCTACGCCTGGGTCTTCAAGGCCAGTCCGGCCGATGCGGCGCCGGCGGTGTACACCGAGACCCGCAACTTCGACGGCGGCCGGCATGGCATCCGGAAAGCCGCCGCGGCCTATGCGCTGGAACGGATGCCGGCCTTGTACCGGGAATGGCGCAAGGACGGCAGGTAG
- a CDS encoding DUF421 domain-containing protein encodes MDIQWKDIIAFSMSPAELAIRGTLTYWFIFILLRVAGRRDVGSLGMADLLVVVLIADAAQNAMAGEYKSVPDGMVLIATIVFWSVVIDRVAYVCPVLRPFLIPPKLCIVKDGQMQKRAMRRESITVDELKSELRQKGIEDISQVRHAYIEPDGSVSVIKRAGQ; translated from the coding sequence ATGGATATCCAATGGAAAGACATCATTGCGTTCAGCATGTCGCCCGCCGAACTCGCGATCCGCGGCACGTTGACCTACTGGTTCATTTTTATTCTGCTGCGCGTGGCAGGCCGCCGGGACGTCGGCTCGCTGGGCATGGCGGACCTGCTGGTGGTGGTGCTGATCGCGGACGCCGCGCAGAACGCCATGGCCGGCGAGTACAAATCGGTGCCGGACGGCATGGTGCTGATCGCCACAATCGTCTTCTGGAGCGTGGTCATCGACCGCGTGGCCTATGTATGCCCGGTCCTGCGGCCTTTCCTTATTCCGCCCAAGCTGTGCATCGTGAAGGACGGCCAGATGCAGAAACGCGCGATGCGGCGCGAAAGCATTACCGTCGATGAGCTGAAGAGCGAGCTGCGGCAGAAGGGCATCGAGGACATATCGCAGGTGCGCCATGCGTATATCGAACCGGACGGTTCGGTCAGCGTGATCAAGCGGGCCGGGCAGTAG
- a CDS encoding amidase, whose protein sequence is MQTIKQLQADLQAGRTTSEKLVEQCLAAIESYRKAGGAAYLHVDADAALQAARASDAARRAGNVPSPIAGLPVSIKDLFDVRGQVTSAGSRALASSAPAADDAVAVARLRTAGAVLLGRTNMSEFAFSGLGLNPHYGTPRAPHDESRVAGGSTSGGAVSVAKGMAVATLGTDTGGSIRIPAAFCGLTGFKPTSRRVSLQGGVPLSRTLDSAGPLANSVDCCAILDRILSGETLDTRPASLKGLRLYVTRDFVFDGVDAAVAAAFESAVSRLSAHGAQIVPFEFPELHQLPTINGGGGFTAAEAWHWHRQLLADKGQEYDQRVAMRIRRGEKQSAADYITVFDERARLMAVAADRLRDADAWLMPTVAVPPPRVDDLGTDEAFFATNALVLRNTSVINFLDGCGVSLPTGQPGIGLAVCGLRDADARILQVAGAIEPALN, encoded by the coding sequence ATGCAGACCATCAAGCAATTGCAGGCCGACCTGCAGGCCGGGCGCACGACCAGCGAGAAATTGGTCGAGCAGTGCCTGGCGGCCATCGAGTCGTATCGCAAGGCGGGCGGGGCGGCGTATCTGCACGTCGACGCCGATGCCGCGCTGCAGGCGGCGCGCGCCAGCGATGCCGCGCGCCGCGCGGGCAATGTCCCTTCGCCCATCGCCGGTCTGCCTGTTTCGATCAAGGATTTGTTCGACGTGCGCGGCCAGGTGACGTCGGCGGGCTCGCGCGCGCTGGCCTCGTCCGCCCCGGCCGCCGATGACGCCGTTGCCGTGGCGCGGCTGCGCACCGCCGGCGCGGTGTTGCTCGGCCGCACCAACATGAGCGAGTTCGCGTTTTCCGGATTGGGCTTGAATCCCCACTACGGCACCCCGCGCGCGCCCCACGACGAATCCCGCGTTGCCGGCGGCTCCACGTCGGGCGGCGCGGTCAGTGTGGCCAAGGGCATGGCCGTCGCTACGCTGGGCACGGATACCGGCGGCTCCATCCGTATTCCGGCCGCCTTCTGCGGCCTGACGGGTTTCAAGCCGACCTCGCGTCGTGTGTCGCTGCAAGGCGGCGTGCCGCTGTCGCGCACCCTGGATTCTGCCGGGCCGCTGGCCAACTCCGTCGACTGCTGCGCCATCCTGGATCGCATCCTGAGCGGCGAAACCCTGGACACGCGCCCGGCGTCCCTGAAGGGATTGCGTCTGTACGTGACGCGCGATTTCGTCTTCGACGGCGTGGATGCCGCCGTGGCGGCCGCTTTCGAATCGGCGGTGTCGCGCCTGTCCGCGCACGGGGCGCAGATCGTGCCCTTCGAATTCCCGGAGCTGCACCAGCTGCCGACCATCAACGGCGGCGGCGGTTTCACGGCGGCCGAAGCCTGGCATTGGCATCGGCAACTGCTGGCGGACAAAGGGCAGGAGTACGACCAGCGGGTGGCCATGCGCATCCGCCGCGGCGAGAAACAGTCCGCGGCCGACTACATCACCGTCTTCGACGAGCGCGCGCGCCTGATGGCGGTGGCCGCGGACCGCCTGCGGGATGCCGATGCATGGCTGATGCCGACCGTCGCCGTGCCGCCGCCGCGCGTCGACGACCTGGGCACGGACGAGGCGTTCTTCGCGACCAATGCACTGGTCCTGCGCAATACCAGCGTGATCAATTTCCTGGATGGCTGCGGGGTATCGCTGCCGACCGGGCAGCCCGGCATCGGCCTGGCGGTTTGCGGACTGCGGGATGCGGACGCGCGCATCCTCCAGGTGGCGGGCGCGATCGAACCTGCCTTGAACTGA
- a CDS encoding GntR family transcriptional regulator, whose translation MARHSIQLPSQDTAAPPAAGSRASSGAALRELAYAEIKRRIISCEFRPGEAINESQVGALLGLGRTPVHQALHRLESDGLVSILPRKGVLVAPLSLNEVLDMIEVRLSNELLCVTLAAERAHGSDIHAMRDIVERSAALLEHRDINGLMQLDLKFHNAISAASRNRVLAELLRGLHEKQARFWFLSLQDPEHLANVYHEHMAVLDALERRDIPGAREAIRAHIDEFRKNIIRSI comes from the coding sequence ATGGCTCGACATTCCATCCAGCTTCCCAGCCAGGACACCGCCGCGCCGCCCGCCGCGGGCAGTCGCGCGTCTTCCGGCGCCGCGCTGCGCGAGCTCGCCTATGCCGAGATCAAGCGGCGCATCATTTCGTGCGAATTCCGCCCCGGCGAGGCCATCAACGAATCCCAGGTGGGCGCCTTGCTTGGCCTGGGCCGCACGCCGGTACACCAGGCGCTGCACCGCCTGGAAAGCGACGGCCTGGTGTCCATCCTGCCGCGCAAGGGCGTGCTGGTCGCGCCGCTCTCGCTCAACGAAGTGCTGGACATGATCGAGGTCCGGCTGAGCAACGAGCTGCTGTGCGTGACGCTGGCCGCCGAACGCGCCCACGGCAGCGACATCCACGCCATGCGCGACATCGTCGAGCGTTCCGCCGCGCTGCTGGAGCACCGTGACATCAACGGGCTGATGCAGCTGGACCTGAAGTTCCATAACGCCATATCGGCTGCGTCGCGCAACCGCGTGCTGGCCGAATTGCTGCGCGGACTGCATGAAAAGCAGGCGCGCTTCTGGTTTTTGTCCTTGCAGGATCCCGAACACCTCGCCAACGTCTACCACGAGCATATGGCCGTGCTGGACGCGCTGGAGCGCCGCGACATCCCGGGCGCGCGCGAGGCCATCCGAGCCCACATCGACGAATTCCGCAAGAACATCATCCGCTCCATCTGA
- a CDS encoding DUF2848 domain-containing protein: protein MPQLNFHVAGLGDRAILIDRLVIAGWAGRDAAAVQHHIRELQEIGVKPPSTVPCYYPLAASLLTTDEEIEVPRADSSGEVEAVLLSTPDGLLVGIGSDHTDRKVEAYDVTVSKQMCAKPVSRELWRFEEVAGHWDQLVSRTWRVRDGQRALYQEGPMTSLRDPRELAEKYAGKQGLPVGTAMYCGTQTVIGQLGYGEQFEVELHDPVLNRSLRHAYRVRVLPVTD from the coding sequence ATGCCGCAATTGAATTTCCACGTCGCCGGGCTGGGCGACCGCGCCATCCTTATCGACCGCCTGGTCATCGCCGGCTGGGCTGGCCGCGATGCGGCGGCCGTGCAGCACCATATCCGCGAGTTGCAGGAAATCGGCGTGAAGCCGCCGTCGACCGTGCCCTGCTATTACCCGCTGGCGGCCTCGCTGCTGACCACCGACGAGGAAATTGAAGTCCCGCGCGCGGATTCCTCCGGCGAGGTGGAGGCCGTGCTGTTGTCCACGCCCGACGGCCTGTTGGTCGGCATCGGTTCTGACCACACCGATCGCAAGGTCGAGGCCTACGATGTGACCGTCTCCAAGCAGATGTGCGCCAAGCCGGTCAGCCGGGAGCTGTGGCGTTTCGAGGAGGTGGCGGGCCATTGGGATCAATTGGTGTCGCGTACCTGGCGGGTACGCGACGGCCAGCGGGCGCTGTACCAGGAAGGCCCCATGACCAGCCTGCGCGATCCGCGCGAGCTGGCCGAAAAATACGCGGGCAAGCAGGGGCTGCCGGTGGGCACCGCCATGTACTGCGGTACGCAGACGGTGATCGGCCAGCTCGGCTATGGCGAGCAGTTCGAGGTCGAACTGCATGACCCCGTGTTGAACCGCAGCCTGCGCCACGCGTACCGTGTGCGCGTCCTGCCTGTTACCGACTGA
- a CDS encoding GMC family oxidoreductase: MTRTLPAVDVAIVGGGWTGSIIGKELAANGQKVVMLERGQPRWPSPDFQGPMVHDEVKYVRRHALHQNAATETFTFRNNINQTALPMRRWAFAYPGTHLGGAGNHWSGAYYRFDEVEFQLRSHYTGKYGAKIFDEDITAQDWPVRYEELEPFYDRFDRLIGASGFAGNLKGQKQEGGNPFEPWRSNPYPNPPMKVPYAPALFGEAARSLGYHPYVQPSALCTRPYVNSEGLHMNACVYCGFCSNYGCEHFAKASPQVCVLPVAMKLSNFEVRTGAHVLRVELDQDRKRATGVTYVDEAGEEVFQPAELVFLCAFSINNVRLLLLSKIGKPYDPKANEGVVGRNYTHQTTSGVGLFFDEKTPINPFMGAGAVAVTMDDFCTDNFDHGPQGFVGGAYIQIQVVSGTPISNHPVPSGTPNWGGEWKKAVKRYYNHAIPITITGSALPTRGSYLDLDPTYKDAWGQPLLRITYDFPDNDIRMSRFVTAKGDEIGKAMRGVVRTEPAPRSRPYSSASYQSTHLTGGAAMGADPRTSVVNRYGQCWDVPNVFVTGASLFPQNSCYNPTGTVGATAYWIVDAVKRDYLKAPGPLVKI; the protein is encoded by the coding sequence ATGACCCGCACACTTCCCGCCGTGGACGTCGCCATCGTGGGTGGCGGCTGGACCGGCTCGATCATCGGCAAGGAACTGGCGGCCAATGGCCAGAAGGTCGTCATGCTGGAGCGCGGCCAGCCGCGCTGGCCTTCCCCGGATTTCCAGGGCCCCATGGTGCATGACGAGGTCAAGTACGTCCGCAGGCATGCCTTGCACCAGAACGCCGCCACGGAGACCTTCACCTTCCGGAACAATATCAACCAGACCGCCCTGCCGATGCGGCGCTGGGCATTCGCCTATCCCGGCACGCATCTGGGCGGCGCCGGCAACCATTGGTCCGGCGCCTACTACCGCTTCGACGAAGTCGAGTTCCAGCTGCGATCGCACTACACCGGCAAGTACGGCGCCAAGATTTTCGATGAAGACATCACCGCGCAGGATTGGCCGGTGCGCTACGAGGAACTGGAACCCTTCTACGATCGCTTCGACCGCCTGATCGGTGCCTCGGGTTTCGCGGGCAACCTGAAGGGCCAGAAGCAGGAAGGCGGAAACCCGTTCGAGCCCTGGCGTTCGAACCCCTACCCCAACCCGCCGATGAAAGTACCCTACGCGCCGGCGTTGTTCGGCGAAGCGGCGCGCTCGCTGGGCTACCACCCCTACGTGCAGCCCTCGGCGTTGTGCACACGCCCGTACGTCAATTCCGAAGGGCTGCATATGAACGCCTGCGTGTACTGCGGCTTCTGCTCCAACTACGGATGCGAACATTTCGCCAAGGCTTCCCCGCAGGTGTGCGTTCTGCCGGTAGCGATGAAGCTGAGCAACTTCGAAGTGCGCACCGGCGCGCACGTGCTGCGCGTGGAGCTGGACCAGGACAGGAAGCGCGCGACCGGCGTGACCTACGTCGATGAAGCGGGAGAGGAAGTATTCCAGCCGGCCGAGCTGGTGTTCCTTTGCGCGTTCAGCATCAACAACGTCAGGCTGCTGTTGCTTTCGAAGATCGGCAAGCCCTACGACCCCAAGGCCAACGAAGGCGTGGTGGGACGCAACTACACGCACCAGACCACGTCCGGCGTGGGGCTCTTCTTCGACGAGAAGACGCCGATCAATCCTTTCATGGGTGCCGGCGCCGTGGCGGTGACGATGGACGACTTCTGTACGGATAACTTCGACCATGGCCCGCAGGGCTTCGTCGGCGGCGCGTATATCCAGATCCAGGTGGTCAGCGGCACGCCGATCAGCAACCATCCCGTGCCGTCGGGTACGCCGAACTGGGGCGGCGAGTGGAAGAAGGCCGTCAAGCGCTACTACAACCACGCCATACCCATCACCATTACGGGATCGGCGCTGCCAACGCGCGGCAGCTACCTGGACCTGGATCCCACGTACAAGGATGCGTGGGGCCAGCCCCTGCTGCGCATCACCTACGACTTCCCGGACAACGACATCCGCATGTCGCGCTTCGTCACGGCGAAGGGCGACGAGATCGGCAAGGCGATGCGTGGCGTCGTTCGTACCGAACCCGCGCCGCGCAGCCGGCCTTATTCGTCGGCCAGCTACCAGTCCACGCACCTGACCGGCGGAGCCGCGATGGGCGCGGACCCGCGCACCAGCGTGGTCAACCGGTACGGGCAATGCTGGGACGTCCCCAACGTGTTCGTCACGGGAGCCTCGCTGTTCCCGCAGAACTCCTGCTACAACCCCACCGGCACGGTCGGCGCCACCGCGTATTGGATCGTCGATGCCGTCAAGCGCGATTACCTGAAGGCTCCCGGCCCGCTGGTGAAAATATGA
- a CDS encoding c-type cytochrome, with protein MNANMAALAKGAATVGAAFIVLVAGVSSLFRIPPHRENPPSPGAGKAASESAPAPQAPPQAAAPGAPAPQAAAAPPTPPPRKATDFSFPQARWEQLLAQDANAPIDAALANAGKPSAGVAACASCHGAQGVPAAGTVFPILAGAPPAYIAKQLLDYRDGTRQHPIMTGIAKGLNDQDIAAVARYYGSLPAPAIAAPAANPADRGQRLHGFGDNGLALAACANCHGANGEGESPSLPRLAGQPEAYVSGQLEAFRNGQRTNDDLGTMRDIARRLSAQDTAALAKYYAGMRPQ; from the coding sequence ATGAACGCGAATATGGCCGCGCTTGCCAAAGGCGCCGCGACGGTCGGCGCGGCGTTCATCGTGCTGGTCGCCGGCGTATCGTCGCTGTTCCGTATTCCGCCGCATCGCGAAAATCCGCCGTCGCCCGGCGCCGGGAAAGCCGCCAGCGAATCGGCGCCGGCCCCCCAGGCGCCACCGCAGGCCGCGGCGCCCGGCGCGCCCGCACCGCAGGCTGCCGCCGCTCCGCCGACGCCGCCGCCGCGCAAGGCCACGGATTTCTCGTTCCCGCAGGCACGCTGGGAACAACTGCTGGCGCAGGATGCCAACGCGCCGATCGACGCCGCGCTGGCGAACGCCGGCAAACCGTCGGCCGGCGTCGCGGCCTGCGCGTCCTGCCATGGGGCGCAAGGCGTACCCGCGGCCGGGACGGTGTTTCCCATCCTGGCAGGCGCGCCGCCCGCGTATATCGCCAAGCAGTTGCTGGACTATCGCGACGGCACGCGCCAGCACCCCATCATGACCGGCATCGCCAAAGGATTGAACGACCAGGACATCGCGGCGGTGGCGCGCTATTACGGCAGCCTGCCGGCACCGGCGATCGCCGCGCCGGCCGCGAATCCGGCCGACCGAGGCCAGCGCCTGCATGGTTTCGGAGACAACGGCCTGGCGCTGGCCGCCTGCGCGAATTGCCATGGCGCCAATGGCGAGGGCGAAAGCCCCAGTCTGCCTCGCCTGGCCGGGCAGCCAGAAGCGTATGTCTCCGGACAACTGGAAGCGTTTCGCAATGGCCAGCGTACCAACGACGACCTGGGGACCATGCGCGATATCGCCAGGCGGTTGAGCGCGCAGGATACGGCCGCGCTGGCGAAGTACTACGCCGGAATGCGGCCGCAATGA
- a CDS encoding MFS transporter codes for MSSTVTPAPGGASHAPFPAERTLAYRKIATRLIPFLVFLFVLAWIDRVNIGFAKLQMLQDLQFSETVYGLGAGIFFIGYFLFEVPSNLLLEKIGARRTLARITILWGLASMAMIFVKTPMQFYVMRFLLGVFEAGFFPGVVLYLTYWFPSDRRARINGYFMTSFAIAGVVGGPIAGFIMSAMSSVEGLANWQWLFLIEGIPSVLAGFAVLAWLPEKPADAKWLNDSERAIVARDLEADRRDPAKHSSLREAFNGRVWLCALIYFCIVSGNATIAFWTPSIIKELGVQGNFHIGLVSAIPFILGTVAMVMNGIHSDRTGERRMHSVLASLAAAIGLVLTGYFLGSPVAAMYALSFAAIGILAAFPVFWSLPAAFLTGTAAAGGIALINSVGNLAGFAAPYLMGWLKDKTGSLASGLYSVGLMELCAALLVLFFIKVKRDAPRA; via the coding sequence ATGTCGTCCACCGTTACCCCGGCGCCGGGTGGGGCCTCCCACGCGCCGTTCCCGGCGGAGCGCACGCTCGCGTATCGAAAGATCGCCACGCGCCTGATCCCCTTCCTGGTTTTCCTGTTCGTGCTGGCGTGGATAGACCGCGTCAACATCGGCTTCGCCAAGCTGCAGATGCTGCAGGATCTGCAGTTCAGCGAGACGGTCTATGGCCTGGGCGCCGGCATTTTCTTCATCGGCTACTTCCTGTTCGAAGTGCCCAGCAATCTGCTGCTGGAGAAAATCGGCGCGCGCCGCACCCTGGCGCGCATCACCATCCTGTGGGGGCTGGCTTCCATGGCGATGATCTTCGTCAAGACGCCCATGCAGTTCTACGTGATGCGCTTCCTGCTGGGCGTATTCGAGGCCGGCTTCTTTCCCGGCGTGGTGCTGTACCTGACGTACTGGTTCCCGTCGGATCGCCGCGCCCGGATCAACGGCTATTTCATGACCTCGTTCGCCATCGCGGGCGTGGTCGGCGGCCCGATCGCCGGCTTCATCATGAGCGCCATGTCCAGTGTCGAAGGATTGGCCAACTGGCAATGGCTATTCCTGATCGAAGGCATTCCGTCCGTGCTGGCCGGTTTCGCCGTGCTGGCCTGGTTGCCCGAAAAGCCCGCCGACGCCAAGTGGCTGAATGACAGCGAACGCGCGATCGTGGCGCGCGACCTGGAGGCGGACCGGCGCGACCCGGCCAAGCATTCGTCGCTGCGCGAAGCCTTCAACGGGCGGGTATGGCTGTGCGCGCTGATCTATTTCTGCATCGTCAGCGGCAATGCCACCATCGCGTTCTGGACGCCGTCCATCATCAAGGAACTGGGCGTGCAGGGCAACTTCCACATCGGCCTGGTATCGGCGATTCCCTTCATCCTGGGCACCGTCGCCATGGTGATGAACGGCATCCATTCCGATCGCACCGGCGAACGCCGCATGCATAGCGTGCTGGCCAGCCTGGCCGCCGCCATCGGCCTGGTATTGACGGGCTATTTCCTGGGCAGCCCGGTCGCGGCGATGTATGCGCTCTCGTTCGCCGCCATCGGCATCCTGGCCGCCTTCCCGGTGTTCTGGTCGCTGCCTGCGGCTTTCCTGACCGGCACCGCCGCGGCGGGCGGCATCGCGCTGATCAACTCCGTCGGCAACCTTGCCGGCTTCGCCGCGCCGTACCTGATGGGCTGGCTCAAGGACAAGACCGGCAGCCTCGCTTCGGGCCTGTATAGCGTCGGCCTGATGGAGCTCTGCGCGGCCTTGCTGGTGCTGTTTTTTATCAAGGTCAAGCGCGACGCGCCGCGCGCATAA
- a CDS encoding zinc-dependent alcohol dehydrogenase codes for MKAVVFHGIGDIRLDDVPDPQLKEETDAIVRLVASAICGTDLHFIRGTMEGVKPGTILGHEGVGIVEQIGPGVRNLEVGDRVVIPSTIACGYCSYCRAGYYAQCDNANPHGKSAGTAFYGGPDQTGGFNGLQAEKARIPYAHVNLLKLPDEIDDEQAIMLSDIFPTGYFGADLAQIEPGRTVAVFGCGPVGQFAIASAKLMHAGRIFAIDAVPDRLAMARAQGAETIDFNAEDPVETIKRLTGGIGVDRAIDAVGVDAVHPHDGPASKPDENAAKEAQSRQLAPHAHPHGENWVPGDAPAQALDWAVQALAKAGTLAIIGVYPPSDNLFPIGMAMNKNLTVRMGNCNHRKYIPLLIELVRSGRVDPAAILTKREPLSSVIDAYKAFDTRQPGWMKVALAPVA; via the coding sequence ATGAAAGCTGTCGTATTCCACGGGATCGGGGACATCAGGCTGGACGATGTACCGGATCCTCAGCTGAAAGAAGAAACCGATGCCATCGTCCGGCTGGTGGCCAGTGCCATTTGCGGCACCGACCTGCATTTCATCCGCGGCACGATGGAAGGGGTGAAGCCGGGGACGATCCTGGGCCATGAGGGCGTGGGCATCGTCGAGCAGATCGGCCCCGGCGTCCGTAACCTGGAGGTGGGCGACCGCGTCGTGATTCCGTCCACGATCGCTTGCGGATATTGTTCGTATTGCCGTGCGGGCTATTACGCGCAATGCGATAACGCCAACCCGCATGGGAAATCCGCGGGCACCGCCTTCTACGGAGGGCCCGACCAGACCGGGGGCTTCAACGGCCTGCAGGCCGAGAAGGCGAGAATCCCCTACGCGCACGTCAATCTGCTCAAGCTTCCGGACGAGATCGACGACGAGCAGGCGATCATGCTCTCCGATATTTTCCCCACGGGATATTTCGGGGCCGACCTGGCGCAGATCGAACCCGGCCGCACGGTGGCGGTGTTCGGTTGCGGGCCGGTGGGGCAATTCGCGATTGCGTCGGCCAAGTTGATGCACGCCGGGCGTATTTTCGCCATCGATGCCGTGCCGGACCGCCTGGCCATGGCCCGCGCACAGGGCGCCGAAACCATAGACTTCAATGCGGAAGATCCGGTCGAGACCATCAAGCGCCTGACCGGCGGGATCGGCGTGGATCGTGCCATCGACGCCGTGGGGGTGGATGCGGTCCATCCGCATGACGGCCCCGCGTCCAAGCCGGACGAGAATGCCGCCAAGGAGGCGCAATCGCGCCAGTTGGCGCCGCATGCGCATCCCCATGGAGAAAACTGGGTCCCTGGAGATGCGCCCGCCCAGGCCTTGGACTGGGCCGTCCAGGCGCTGGCCAAGGCCGGAACGCTGGCCATCATCGGCGTGTATCCGCCCTCCGATAACCTATTCCCCATCGGGATGGCGATGAACAAGAACCTGACGGTGCGCATGGGCAACTGCAATCACCGCAAGTACATCCCCCTGCTGATCGAGCTGGTGCGGTCGGGCCGGGTGGATCCCGCGGCGATCCTGACGAAGCGCGAGCCGCTTTCGTCGGTCATCGACGCCTACAAGGCCTTCGACACCCGGCAGCCGGGATGGATGAAGGTAGCGCTGGCACCGGTGGCGTAG